AGCAGGGCCCAGGGCAGAAGGCAGACGGGCCAGAGGGAGATGGGGTGCCCAGGACACCCTGAAATCACAGACTCAAATACCccgggagagggagagggaggcacTTCCCACGCCCTTCTGGGGCATCATCTGTAGGGGTCCCTCTGGTGCCGCCTCCCATGCCCCTCCTAGCAACAGCCGCCACCAGGCGTCTTCACAGGGGTGCTGTCGATCCTGATGCTGGGCCGCTCGCCCCCCGAGGCTGCCCCCGGCCCCATGCGCTTTTTGATCTCTGCAGCCATGGTCATGAACGCCTGCTCCACGTTGGTGGCATTCTTGGCACTGGTTTCCAGGAAGGGGATGCCCAGCGAGTCAGCGAACTCCtgacggggaggggaggggagaggcagaggggtaAGAAGCAGCGGGTGCTAGGGCCCCCAGGCGGGCGGCCCGGCTCCTCACCTTGGCCGTGGTGCTGTCCACCACCTTCTTGGTGGTGAGGTCGCTTTTGTTGCCCACCAGGAGCTTGTTGACGTTCTCGCTGGCGTAGCGGTCAATCTCCTGCAGCCACTGTTTCACGTTGGCATATGACTCCTGGGGGGCCAGGCCACCAAGTTACCCATCCCGCCGGGGCCAGGGGCAGGCCTCTCCTCACCAGGCTcagcctgcctctgccctgccctgcccagcacccCAGCAGTTGACCCTCCTCCaggcccatgtgggagccagtggCCCCGGAAAGCAGAGGGGAGACGGGATCGCAGGTGGCCATCAGTAGGACATAGTGTCCCGATGGTGGCAGCCAGCACGCATGGCTCCATGGTAACACTGAGGCCCTCTCACCTGACCCCAAGTGGACTCAAGCCACAGTCCTCTCTACCTTCTGGGGCCGGGGCCCTGGTGGCACTCCCCTGGTGAGCTCACAGCTCGGCCTGCACCTGCAGACAGCCtgcccaggactggagcagggctTGGTGGGGATGCCACAGGCAGGCCCTATGGGGGTGGGAGGCGAGGCAGGGCACAAAGAGTTTGAGCATGGTTAAGGAACCAGGTGGAGGGCAGAACAGCCAGTTCCTGGGAAGTGGCTGGATTAGCCCCAGACAGAGAAGACGGGTCTGCAGCACAGGGCATGTCCTGGTGCGGCTCTGTCACAGTCAGCGGCCCTGCACTCCTGGCAAGGCCACCTGACTGCCCAGGCCTCAGTTTCCCGTGGCTGCAGACCAGCACCTCCGGTGGGGCTGTTGTCAGCAGAACAGAATGAATGCGGGCCCGCCTCCCAACAAGAGCTTCATTAGTGAGAGCAGCGATTATCCTCATCACCGCTATTCTGAAGGGACAGAGCTGACAGGGATGCTGGGGCGACGACAGGCCCGGGGGGCGGGGAGAAGCTTCCTGGCCAGGTTACCCAGATGCAGGCGGACATGTGCATGCTGCACGCGGCCTGCGGGCAGGAGCCCTGGCTCCCTCCATGGCTTCAGAGAGCAGGGCGAGCCGTTTcctcacatggaaaacccagcGCCAGCACTCCACGCCCAGTGCACAGGGACAATGTGGGATCATGGTGACAAGGCTAGACCACAGGGGCAGCCTGACCACTCTGGCCGCGCTGTGCTGGCAGGAGGGACGGGGaagctggggctgtgctgggaAGCACATGTATGGGCTTGTGGGAAAAGTTCTAGATGACCTAGCCAGCAGACACTGAAGTCAGGAGGTGAAGGGCCCTAGTGACCGTGACCTTCCAAGCGGGAAGGTAGGCAAGGAGTCAAGAGCCCTTGGAGAGCAGCAGGCTAAGCCCTCTCAGGTGATCCCGAGAGCTTTGAGCCGCCTtggggctggcaggcaggagggctgcagggcacgcccaggctggcaggtgggctgggagcagggggaCGCCTTCCTGGGGCAGATGCAGCCCCCCACGTCCCCAGGGCAGGTCCCCCTGAAGCCGACAAAACAGACTGGGCTCCCGTGTCTGCCCCCAACCAGCTAGAGGACTTGTGTCAGTGGCCCCCCATCCTGAGCCCCCAGTCCCATGGGGAAGATAGCAATGTGACACAGGCCTGTCCCCAAGTGTCACACGGCCATGTGTTTCTGGCTGCTTCCAATGCTctgtgcccagcacccctgcacttCTGCTCACACTGGCCCAAACTCTGGGCCCCTGCCAGAGGAAGGCCCCCTGGCTGCTGCCCCCAGCAAGCACAGGCCCAACAGGGTGGCCAGACAGCTAACCAAGATAGCAATGGTAGCGCGAGGCTGAGGCCTGGCGCCCATCCAGCTGGGGCCATTTCCTCCCTGCAGTGTGCTCCCTCCaacacaggcagcctcctctcccAGGAAGAACGGAGAAGTCTTAGCCACAGACTTAGGGCCGAGGAGGCAAAGCCGATGCTGGGGAGCCCAGCAGTACCTGGTCGGTGACGTCATACACCACGATGATGCCGTGAGCCCCCCGGTAGTAGCTGGAGGTGATGGTCCGGAAGCGCTCTTGCCCTGCTGTGTCCCACTGCATGGTGGGAGCGGAAGAGGGAGGTCAGCTGGGATCAGCCTGTGCCCTGGGCCCCTCCCCAGGCAGCCCGGAAGGCCGCCACTCACGATCTGCAGTTTGATGGTTTTGCCGTCCAGCTCGATGGTCCGGATCTTGAAGTCCACCCCAATGGTACTGATGTAGCTTTCGGTGTACGTGTCGTCCTGGAGGCCAGGGAGATGGCTGAGCAGGTGTGTAAGCCTTGGTTCTCAACCCCTGCTCAGAGGTACTCCCAGCAGGCCCCGCATGTCATCCTTGAGCCCCACCATGCCCCTGGGCTGTCCCTGCCCCGCCAGCTGCCAGCCAGGATCCCAGGGAGgcacagaaaggaggggagagagggggaggaggagatgggCTACTCACTGCAAACCGCAGGAGCAGGCATGACTTGCCCACGCCCGAGTCACCGATCAGGAGCAGCTTAAACAGGAAGTCActaaggagagaggcagggaaggtGTGAAGGCAAGGGGCCCGCCTGCCAACATCCTGAGGTCACACACAGCCCCCAGATCCACCCACTGCTGCCTCGTCACAAGCCAGCCCTCAGGGGAACTGTGACCTGCTGTGAATCACAGTCTATCAGGTGCCAGGGCTTGGCCTCCTCCTTGGACCCTTGACACTTCACAGCTACGTCCAGGAGCGGCTACTTAGTGGCCCCCCGGAAGCACCCTGAAGTGTGCCTGGCCTGGTAGAGGAGGCCCCAGAAGGGCAAACTAGGGTTCAACCCAGAACCTGTTAAGCCAAAAAGCTGTGCAAAGAAGTTgatgtggggctggcattgaggtgttacagggttaagccactgtctgtagtgccggcatcccaatcagacactggtttgagtcccagctgctccacttctgatccagcaacttgctaatatgcctgagaaagcagtggaggatggcccaagtgcctgggcccctgcacccgtgtgggagacccagaaggagctcctggctttggcctggccctgccccagccactgaggccatctggggaagatctccctctctttctgtaattgtctttcaaataaataagtcttagtTTAAAAACGGGAAGAAGCTGCTTTGAATCCCTGAGAGCGGCAGTAGGCAGATGGCAGGGACAGCCCCTCACACAGGCAGCACCAGCATCACTCCAGGTCCCCCCAAGAGCCCACAGAAGGGACTACAGCTGCTGGCAGCCAGCGAGGCAACCAGGGCTCAGAGGTGGCAGTGACCGCCCCAAGACACAGCACTCACCACACTGAgggcccctgcagctgtgtggggctCAAGCTCAGAGAGAGCCGGAGGTCCCCGCTAGGCCCTAACCCAGCGCCATTTGCCTTCGCTCGAGGGACCCTGACAACTGTTCGGGCTGTAGGTGTTGGGGAGAGTT
The sequence above is a segment of the Ochotona princeps isolate mOchPri1 chromosome 4, mOchPri1.hap1, whole genome shotgun sequence genome. Coding sequences within it:
- the RAB1B gene encoding ras-related protein Rab-1B; protein product: MNPEYDFLFKLLLIGDSGVGKSCLLLRFADDTYTESYISTIGVDFKIRTIELDGKTIKLQIWDTAGQERFRTITSSYYRGAHGIIVVYDVTDQESYANVKQWLQEIDRYASENVNKLLVGNKSDLTTKKVVDSTTAKEFADSLGIPFLETSAKNATNVEQAFMTMAAEIKKRMGPGAASGGERPSIRIDSTPVKTPGGGCC